The Agrobacterium vitis genome has a segment encoding these proteins:
- the tnpC gene encoding IS66 family transposase — METAPPDSQDELTALRALVAEQAAKLESQEAEVIKRDSIIGLLRAQLELLRHRQHGASSEKIDRKIEQFELMLEEIEASRAEAEMRSGKTPLPELDDAPDKPKRKPLPDGLPSEELVYAAPCNCPTCGGTSFLKAADRVIQILEHVPASVKIVRHVEKRMICRECDTTVAGEMPTLPIKRGKPGPGLLAHIMIAKFDDHIPLYRLSEMYDRLGIDISRSVMADWVGRVSALLTPLVLLIRAHIAALDRIHTDDTPVDVLDPGRGKTKTGRVWVYVFDGSGYQSATPAAIAYYYSPDRKGAHPADHLASFSGVMHADGYGGYKKLYGNQIVEAACMAHVRRKVHDVIKLKPSPIAEEALSRIGALYDIENRIRGMSADERRTLRQHHARPALDELKAWIETTLSTLPQKQKLAEAMRYALSRWAALSVYIDDGRVEIDNNIAERAMRPLGIGRKNWLFAGSDKGGERIANILTIIETVKLQGHNPEVYLTDVLTRIQDHPKDRIEDLLPWNWTPANARCEAA, encoded by the coding sequence ATGGAAACAGCGCCGCCGGACAGTCAGGACGAGCTCACTGCTTTGCGCGCGCTGGTCGCGGAACAGGCGGCGAAACTTGAGAGCCAGGAAGCCGAGGTCATCAAGCGTGACTCCATAATCGGACTTCTTCGCGCGCAACTGGAGCTGCTCCGACACCGGCAGCATGGCGCTTCCTCGGAAAAGATCGACCGGAAGATCGAGCAATTCGAACTGATGCTGGAGGAGATTGAGGCCTCCCGTGCCGAGGCTGAAATGCGTTCCGGGAAAACTCCTTTGCCGGAGTTGGACGACGCGCCGGACAAGCCGAAGCGCAAACCACTGCCCGATGGCCTTCCCAGCGAAGAGTTGGTCTATGCGGCCCCCTGCAATTGCCCGACCTGTGGTGGCACATCGTTCCTGAAGGCCGCCGACAGGGTGATCCAGATCTTGGAGCACGTGCCGGCGTCGGTCAAGATTGTCCGCCATGTCGAAAAGCGCATGATCTGCAGGGAGTGCGATACGACGGTGGCTGGCGAGATGCCGACCTTGCCGATCAAGCGCGGCAAACCCGGGCCGGGACTGCTCGCCCATATCATGATCGCCAAATTCGACGATCACATCCCCCTCTACCGCCTGTCCGAGATGTACGACCGGTTGGGGATAGACATCTCCCGATCCGTGATGGCCGACTGGGTCGGCCGCGTATCCGCTTTGCTGACACCACTCGTCTTGTTGATCAGGGCCCATATCGCAGCACTCGACCGAATCCATACGGACGATACCCCGGTCGATGTTCTCGACCCCGGGCGGGGCAAGACAAAAACCGGCAGGGTCTGGGTCTACGTGTTCGACGGCAGTGGCTATCAATCCGCCACTCCCGCAGCCATCGCCTATTACTACAGCCCTGACCGCAAGGGGGCGCATCCCGCTGACCATCTCGCAAGCTTCAGCGGCGTCATGCATGCCGACGGCTATGGGGGATACAAGAAGCTCTACGGCAACCAGATCGTTGAGGCCGCCTGCATGGCGCATGTGCGCCGCAAGGTCCATGATGTGATCAAACTCAAGCCGTCGCCGATCGCGGAGGAAGCGCTGTCGCGCATCGGCGCTCTCTACGATATCGAGAACCGTATCCGAGGCATGTCGGCTGACGAGCGGCGCACTCTGCGCCAACACCATGCCCGGCCCGCTCTGGATGAGCTGAAGGCCTGGATCGAAACCACGCTCTCAACTTTGCCGCAGAAGCAGAAGCTGGCCGAGGCAATGCGATATGCCCTCTCTCGATGGGCAGCCTTGAGCGTTTACATCGACGATGGCCGGGTCGAGATTGACAACAACATCGCTGAACGAGCCATGCGTCCGCTCGGAATCGGAAGGAAAAACTGGCTGTTTGCCGGCTCGGATAAGGGCGGTGAGCGCATCGCCAACATTCTGACCATCATCGAGACGGTCAAACTGCAAGGCCATAATCCGGAGGTCTATCTGACAGATGTCCTGACCCGGATCCAGGATCACCCCAAAGATCGAATTGAAGACCTGCTGCCCTGGAACTGGACACCAGCAAACGCTCGATGCGAGGCCGCCTGA